The Pricia mediterranea genome includes a window with the following:
- a CDS encoding ABC transporter ATP-binding protein has translation MTKSQPPTLSVSNLSIGYTSAVIAENIDFSLSEGELAAIVGINGIGKSTLLRTLGHVQPALGGKILIAGKPLKEYSHVQLASRVSLVLTEPVASKNMTVLELIALGRQPYTNWLGRLSAADRTKVGEAIGMLELEALQHRKCFELSDGQLQRVLIARALAQDTAIILLDEPTTHLDLYHKVQILKLLKSIADQTGKSILFTSHEIEMAIQLCDKMLLVNGTDNPFGQPCKLIEQRAFHDLFPADTVSFDASTGAFRIKK, from the coding sequence ATGACCAAGAGTCAGCCTCCAACTTTGAGCGTTTCCAATCTTAGCATCGGCTATACATCCGCCGTGATTGCCGAAAACATCGATTTTTCGCTATCGGAAGGCGAACTGGCTGCCATCGTAGGCATCAACGGTATCGGAAAATCCACCTTGCTACGTACTTTGGGCCATGTACAGCCCGCTCTTGGGGGAAAAATCCTAATTGCGGGCAAGCCATTAAAAGAATATTCCCACGTACAACTGGCCTCACGAGTAAGCCTTGTACTTACCGAGCCCGTCGCCTCGAAGAATATGACCGTGTTGGAACTTATCGCCCTCGGCCGGCAACCTTATACCAACTGGCTCGGACGCTTGTCCGCCGCGGACAGAACAAAGGTTGGGGAAGCGATCGGCATGTTGGAGCTAGAAGCCCTGCAACACCGTAAATGCTTTGAACTGAGCGATGGCCAATTGCAACGGGTTTTAATCGCGCGAGCCTTGGCCCAGGATACCGCCATTATACTCTTGGACGAACCCACTACCCACTTGGACCTATACCATAAAGTACAGATTTTAAAACTCCTCAAATCCATTGCCGACCAGACCGGTAAGTCTATCCTCTTCACTTCCCATGAAATCGAAATGGCCATTCAACTTTGCGACAAAATGTTATTGGTGAATGGAACGGACAACCCATTCGGACAGCCCTGCAAACTCATCGAACAAAGGGCGTTTCACGACCTTTTCCCAGCGGATACGGTTTCCTTTGACGCCTCGACGGGGGCCTTCCGGATCAAAAAATAA
- a CDS encoding YncE family protein: protein MRLKQLILTTAAAVFLLASCSNDDGGPLVPDPSPEPLAFENGIIVVNEGGITSGNASISFIPDDLSAVQHSIFGSANGVDAWGDTAQSMAFHGNLGFIVVNYSRKIEVVNRYTFTSVATIGGGDESELMSPRYMAVADGKGYVSDWGDPSDPEDDFVAVIDLENYAVTTKIPVGEGPERLLAKDNIIYVALEGGYNFNNGIAMIDSDSDTVTGSLSVGEGPNSLQLDADGNLWVLSGGKPAYTEDETAGQLNKIDTDSRTVTESLSFFPTEHPGHLSYEDGRLYYTLGASVFMMDVSDVELPEEPEMTGVFFYDMTVKEGKLYGADAKDFASNGSLEIYDLSDNSLITSKEVGVNPGAIYFNAAAGE, encoded by the coding sequence ATGAGATTAAAACAACTGATTTTGACCACGGCCGCGGCGGTATTTTTATTGGCCTCTTGTAGCAATGATGATGGTGGACCGCTGGTGCCGGATCCGAGTCCCGAACCCTTAGCATTTGAAAACGGCATTATCGTCGTCAACGAAGGGGGCATTACCAGCGGAAACGCTTCCATTAGCTTTATACCGGATGATTTAAGCGCGGTGCAACATAGCATTTTCGGTTCCGCCAACGGAGTGGACGCGTGGGGCGATACGGCGCAGAGTATGGCATTCCACGGCAATCTGGGCTTCATTGTCGTCAATTACTCACGAAAAATAGAGGTCGTGAACCGTTATACCTTTACTTCCGTGGCCACCATCGGCGGGGGTGATGAATCTGAGTTGATGAGTCCCCGTTACATGGCGGTTGCCGACGGAAAGGGCTACGTGAGCGATTGGGGCGACCCTAGTGATCCGGAAGACGATTTTGTAGCCGTCATAGACTTGGAGAACTATGCGGTGACAACAAAAATTCCCGTTGGCGAAGGTCCCGAGCGCCTTCTGGCAAAGGATAATATCATCTACGTGGCCCTTGAGGGCGGTTACAACTTCAACAATGGCATAGCAATGATCGATTCGGATTCCGATACGGTAACGGGATCCCTTTCAGTAGGGGAGGGGCCCAATTCCCTGCAACTGGACGCGGATGGTAATCTGTGGGTGCTTTCCGGGGGGAAGCCCGCCTATACCGAGGACGAGACCGCTGGCCAATTGAATAAGATCGATACGGACAGCCGTACCGTGACGGAGTCCCTATCCTTTTTTCCGACAGAACATCCGGGGCATTTGTCCTACGAGGATGGCAGGTTGTATTATACGCTGGGCGCGAGTGTTTTTATGATGGATGTTTCCGATGTCGAATTGCCCGAAGAACCTGAGATGACCGGGGTTTTCTTTTATGACATGACCGTTAAGGAAGGGAAGCTTTACGGAGCCGATGCGAAGGATTTTGCTAGCAACGGTTCGTTGGAAATCTACGATTTGTCGGATAATTCCCTAATAACCTCAAAGGAAGTCGGGGTCAATCCCGGGGCGATTTATTTTAATGCTGCTGCGGGGGAATAA
- a CDS encoding S41 family peptidase, with protein sequence MKRYPKFLYFLALMGMILIGCETDDNIFPDIETETPDKDEPQTVADYPVEDFMWQAMNAYYFWQDEVDNLADDKFTGSSDPDYIDFLASEAHPGAFFDDKLLSDQDRFSYWNEDYKVHTKASSGITKSNGLEFNLYSDDGATVYGVVIYIAPGSDASGQDIKRGDVFIGVNGQDLNVDNYIPLLFSEASTYVLNMADFVDSVPVGNGKEIPLTKEDNFAENPILTSKVIERNGIKIGYLMYNQFVADYDDQLNEVFVTFKSENISELILDFRYNPGGRVSSAIQIASAVYGTKTDEVFLKAKYNDKIQSTLSDGQVEDKFFDKTIGSKTPLTTLELNRVFVLTTNSSASASELVINGLEPYVDVVQVGTKTRGKNEFSLTLVDDIENGYIYDPEREQFINPDNQWAIQPLLGRNANADGFFDYTEGLVPDFELTENIESLGVLGDEDERMLSFTLDLITGATAKKSILFDHALSAKPIANSKMFKPTSDHMFMDGLVKPTALTSQQK encoded by the coding sequence ATGAAAAGATATCCGAAGTTTCTTTATTTTTTAGCTCTTATGGGAATGATCCTTATCGGCTGCGAAACCGATGACAATATTTTTCCCGATATTGAGACAGAGACACCTGATAAAGATGAGCCGCAGACCGTGGCGGACTATCCCGTGGAGGATTTTATGTGGCAGGCAATGAACGCGTATTATTTTTGGCAGGACGAGGTGGATAACCTAGCCGATGACAAGTTCACAGGTTCTTCGGATCCGGACTATATCGACTTTCTCGCTTCCGAAGCTCACCCCGGAGCTTTTTTCGATGATAAATTACTATCCGATCAGGATAGGTTTAGTTATTGGAACGAGGATTATAAAGTGCATACCAAAGCCTCTTCGGGAATTACAAAAAGCAACGGACTCGAATTTAATCTCTACAGTGACGATGGGGCGACAGTGTACGGCGTAGTCATCTATATAGCGCCAGGTTCTGATGCCTCGGGCCAAGATATTAAAAGAGGGGACGTTTTTATCGGGGTGAACGGGCAGGATTTAAACGTGGACAATTATATTCCCCTGCTTTTTAGCGAGGCGAGTACCTATGTTTTGAATATGGCCGATTTTGTAGATAGCGTTCCTGTCGGTAATGGCAAAGAGATCCCCTTGACCAAAGAAGACAATTTTGCCGAAAACCCTATACTCACGAGTAAAGTTATTGAACGCAACGGTATTAAAATCGGATACTTAATGTACAATCAGTTTGTGGCAGATTACGATGACCAGCTCAACGAGGTGTTCGTAACGTTCAAATCCGAAAACATTTCCGAACTTATCTTAGATTTCCGCTACAATCCCGGAGGTCGTGTGTCATCGGCCATTCAAATAGCGAGTGCGGTCTATGGCACTAAAACGGATGAAGTTTTCCTAAAGGCCAAATACAATGACAAGATTCAATCTACCTTGAGCGATGGACAGGTCGAGGATAAATTTTTTGACAAGACCATTGGCAGCAAGACCCCGCTGACTACGCTTGAATTGAATAGGGTTTTTGTACTGACGACGAATTCCTCGGCCTCGGCAAGCGAGTTGGTCATCAACGGTCTCGAGCCCTATGTCGATGTGGTCCAGGTGGGTACCAAGACACGCGGAAAAAATGAATTTTCCCTGACTCTGGTAGATGATATTGAGAATGGATATATCTATGATCCCGAGCGCGAACAGTTTATAAATCCCGACAATCAATGGGCCATACAGCCCTTGCTGGGACGGAACGCCAACGCTGACGGGTTTTTTGATTATACCGAGGGGTTGGTACCGGATTTTGAACTTACCGAAAATATTGAAAGTTTGGGAGTTTTAGGGGATGAGGACGAACGTATGCTTTCGTTTACCCTTGACCTGATTACTGGGGCAACGGCCAAAAAAAGCATTTTATTTGACCATGCACTGTCCGCCAAGCCGATTGCGAATTCGAAAATGTTCAAACCTACATCGGACCATATGTTTATGGACGGCTTGGTTAAACCGACAGCTTTAACATCCCAGCAAAAATAA
- a CDS encoding FecCD family ABC transporter permease, with amino-acid sequence MGSPNTYRLGFLLLLVGLVVCFGLNIGLGSVSIPFSQTLQALMGGSLENQSWEYIIWNYRVPKAFTAILVGSGLALSGLLMQTLFRNPLAGPFVLGISSGASLGAALLIMGTSLFPGFVAFGLTNDISLAVAASIGSFLVLLAVMVVAAKVKDTMALLIIGLMFGSITAAIVSVLSYFTDAEKLQQFVYWSFGSVGNLSGGQLWILFTITLLGILLSILCIKALNSFLLGENYARSMGVDLKKTRYLVIIATGLLAGGATAFAGPIAFVGLAVPHLARQVFNVTDHKVLVPAVLVCGAILMLLCDTVAQLPNSASVLPINAITSILGAPVVIWLLVRKRRMVF; translated from the coding sequence TTGGGAAGTCCTAACACATATCGTCTCGGCTTTCTACTCCTGCTAGTGGGGTTGGTGGTTTGTTTCGGACTCAATATTGGTCTCGGTTCGGTCTCCATCCCTTTTTCCCAAACCCTTCAAGCCCTGATGGGAGGCTCCCTTGAAAACCAATCCTGGGAATACATCATTTGGAATTATAGGGTTCCCAAAGCCTTCACCGCCATTTTGGTCGGGAGCGGCCTGGCCTTAAGCGGACTCCTAATGCAGACCCTGTTCCGTAACCCGTTGGCCGGACCTTTTGTGTTGGGAATCAGTTCCGGGGCCAGTCTGGGGGCGGCCCTGCTTATCATGGGCACTTCCCTGTTCCCTGGGTTTGTGGCATTCGGACTCACAAACGATATTTCTCTTGCCGTTGCCGCGAGCATCGGGAGTTTCTTGGTATTGCTGGCCGTAATGGTCGTTGCCGCCAAAGTAAAGGATACCATGGCCTTGCTTATTATCGGATTGATGTTCGGCAGCATCACCGCGGCCATTGTGAGCGTACTCTCCTACTTCACCGATGCGGAAAAACTACAGCAGTTCGTTTATTGGTCCTTCGGAAGTGTGGGCAACCTCTCCGGGGGACAGCTATGGATCCTGTTTACGATAACGCTGCTCGGTATCTTATTGAGCATACTATGCATCAAGGCCCTGAACTCATTTTTATTGGGAGAAAACTATGCCCGGAGTATGGGGGTGGACCTAAAAAAAACCCGCTATCTTGTCATTATCGCAACGGGGCTATTGGCCGGGGGTGCGACCGCATTTGCCGGTCCTATCGCATTTGTCGGGCTGGCCGTGCCCCATTTGGCCCGACAGGTCTTCAACGTTACCGACCATAAAGTTTTGGTGCCCGCCGTGTTGGTCTGCGGCGCCATCTTGATGCTGCTTTGTGACACCGTGGCGCAGTTGCCGAATTCCGCCAGCGTCTTGCCCATCAACGCGATTACCAGTATTTTAGGGGCGCCGGTGGTAATTTGGCTCTTGGTTCGGAAACGGCGGATGGTGTTTTGA
- a CDS encoding RNA polymerase sigma factor — MQHSEFLDIVTPFKDKLFRLAKRLLVSREEAEDATQEVLLKLWSKNEKMETYNNAEAFAMTMTKNFCLDRLKSHQAGNLKLVHSNYTDNDSSLQQKLEAVDSVSWVQKIMEELPEQQKMVLQLRDVEQYEYDEISEMLEMKPTAVRVALSRARKRVREELIKKHNYGIG, encoded by the coding sequence ATGCAACACTCGGAATTTTTGGATATCGTAACGCCTTTCAAGGACAAGCTCTTTCGGCTGGCCAAACGCTTGCTGGTATCACGGGAAGAAGCGGAGGACGCTACCCAGGAGGTGCTACTGAAACTATGGTCGAAGAACGAGAAGATGGAAACCTATAACAACGCGGAAGCCTTCGCCATGACCATGACCAAAAATTTTTGTTTGGACAGGCTGAAGTCCCACCAAGCGGGAAATTTAAAACTAGTACACAGCAATTACACGGACAATGACAGTTCGCTGCAGCAGAAATTAGAAGCTGTCGATAGTGTATCGTGGGTGCAGAAAATTATGGAAGAGTTGCCCGAACAGCAAAAGATGGTGTTGCAACTGCGGGATGTAGAGCAGTACGAGTACGATGAAATATCGGAAATGCTCGAGATGAAGCCTACCGCAGTGCGAGTGGCATTGTCCCGGGCACGGAAAAGGGTCAGGGAAGAATTGATAAAAAAACATAACTATGGAATCGGATAA
- a CDS encoding ABC transporter substrate-binding protein has translation MKTILSLVLLVCFISCGENRPQTLPPASATKTTKITNAQGFSVEKSESGLTVIEVASPWPGAEKEFTYALVPKEKMAAMTLNRDAYDAIVSVPVERIVVTSTTHIPALEALDVGDKLVGFPGTEYISTKATRKRINAGQVKELGKNETINTEMVLEMNPDAVIGFGVDGQNKAYATLKKANIPIVYNGDWTEESPLGKAEWIKFFAPFFDKEAEADSIFERIESSYLKAKKLAQTASEKPSVLSGALYKDVWYLPGGKSWAAQFFNDAHADYLWKNTPETGSISLSFESVLEKGKAAEFWIAPAQFVSYPEMEAANPHYLQFDAFKNRKIYTFADTKGETGGILYYELAPQRPDLVLQDLIHIFHPELLPEHNPFFFKPLD, from the coding sequence TTGAAAACAATACTTTCCCTCGTCCTTCTTGTCTGTTTTATTTCCTGTGGGGAAAACAGACCACAAACCCTCCCTCCGGCCAGTGCCACGAAGACCACAAAAATCACCAATGCCCAAGGTTTTTCCGTGGAAAAATCGGAATCCGGATTGACCGTCATCGAGGTAGCGTCTCCCTGGCCCGGTGCGGAAAAAGAGTTCACATACGCCTTGGTTCCCAAAGAAAAGATGGCCGCGATGACCCTGAACAGGGATGCCTACGATGCTATCGTCAGCGTGCCGGTTGAGCGTATCGTTGTCACCTCGACCACCCATATTCCGGCTCTGGAAGCGTTGGACGTAGGCGATAAGCTTGTCGGGTTTCCCGGCACCGAATACATCTCCACGAAGGCCACCAGAAAACGAATCAATGCAGGACAGGTCAAGGAGCTCGGCAAGAACGAGACCATCAATACGGAAATGGTGCTGGAAATGAATCCTGATGCCGTAATCGGCTTTGGCGTCGACGGTCAAAACAAGGCCTACGCTACCTTGAAAAAGGCGAATATTCCCATCGTCTATAATGGGGATTGGACGGAAGAGTCCCCTTTGGGAAAAGCGGAATGGATTAAGTTTTTTGCCCCATTTTTTGATAAGGAAGCGGAGGCCGATAGTATTTTTGAAAGGATAGAAAGTTCTTATCTGAAAGCCAAGAAACTCGCCCAAACCGCCTCCGAAAAACCCAGCGTGCTGAGCGGGGCGCTTTACAAGGATGTCTGGTACCTGCCTGGCGGTAAAAGTTGGGCGGCCCAATTCTTTAACGATGCGCATGCTGACTACCTGTGGAAGAATACCCCGGAAACAGGAAGCATTTCCCTCAGCTTTGAAAGTGTTCTGGAAAAGGGGAAGGCCGCGGAATTCTGGATTGCGCCCGCCCAGTTCGTATCCTATCCCGAGATGGAAGCTGCCAACCCTCACTATCTGCAGTTCGACGCCTTTAAAAACCGAAAGATATACACCTTTGCCGACACCAAGGGAGAAACGGGCGGAATACTTTACTACGAACTCGCCCCACAAAGGCCCGACCTGGTCCTGCAAGACCTTATCCATATTTTTCATCCGGAACTGCTGCCGGAGCACAATCCCTTTTTCTTTAAACCTTTGGATTAA
- a CDS encoding S41 family peptidase, giving the protein MSTYLKTGLLLFLFWMTSCVTEDDIYLTETVEPNPDAGVAVQDFMWKAMNFWYFWQAEVDNLADDRFPNTSQGSRDYTQFLLSEGDDPGKFFDKQLLFDEDRFSFYNDDYVELTQALSGISKSNGMEFGLVRVPESNDLVGYVRYIVPNSDAATKTIRRGDLFTGVNGTTLTDSNYLDLLFGSSATYTLNMANVVDGKVVSNGEEVTLTKQDNLQENPIFLDEIIETGGKKIAYLVYNGFTNEFDEQLNDVFGRFKSGGVTDLVLDLRYNPGGSVNTSRLLSSMIYGTNTKDVFLKARYNEKYQKILEDRNTDVQEYFAAKTGSGTPINSLKLKKVYVLTTQSSASASELVINGLEPYMDVVQIGEKTRGKNEFSVTMVDDRDNNYLYSPKRVNKIASDNRWAIQPLLGRNENADGFSDYTAGLEPDITLREDLSNLGNFGDLNEPLLAKAIREITGTATAKTDFSVALPMETVTSSKLHTPMGDTMYVTDIPIVW; this is encoded by the coding sequence ATGTCAACATATTTAAAAACAGGTCTACTGTTGTTCCTTTTTTGGATGACCTCGTGCGTAACAGAAGACGACATCTACCTTACCGAGACGGTAGAACCCAATCCCGATGCGGGCGTAGCGGTACAGGATTTCATGTGGAAGGCCATGAACTTTTGGTACTTTTGGCAGGCAGAGGTCGATAATTTGGCGGATGACCGCTTTCCGAATACCTCTCAAGGTTCGCGAGATTATACCCAATTTTTGCTTTCGGAAGGTGACGATCCAGGAAAGTTCTTCGATAAGCAATTACTATTTGATGAAGATCGCTTCAGTTTCTACAACGATGACTATGTAGAACTGACCCAAGCCCTTTCGGGCATCTCGAAAAGCAACGGAATGGAATTCGGACTCGTTCGCGTTCCAGAGAGCAATGACCTTGTGGGCTACGTTCGTTATATCGTTCCCAATTCCGATGCCGCTACCAAAACGATTCGACGCGGTGATCTTTTTACGGGCGTCAACGGCACTACTTTGACGGATTCGAACTATCTGGACCTACTTTTCGGAAGCAGCGCTACCTACACCCTGAACATGGCCAATGTCGTCGATGGAAAAGTAGTATCCAACGGGGAGGAAGTGACCTTGACCAAACAAGATAACCTACAGGAAAATCCCATTTTTCTAGACGAGATTATCGAGACCGGCGGAAAGAAAATCGCCTACTTGGTCTACAACGGCTTTACCAACGAATTCGACGAACAGTTGAACGACGTGTTCGGTAGGTTCAAGTCGGGGGGCGTGACCGATCTGGTTCTCGACTTGCGCTATAATCCAGGAGGTTCGGTAAACACGTCTCGCCTACTGTCGAGTATGATCTACGGCACGAACACCAAAGACGTCTTTTTAAAGGCCCGGTACAATGAAAAATACCAGAAGATCCTAGAGGATCGGAATACCGATGTGCAGGAATATTTTGCGGCTAAGACCGGCAGCGGTACCCCTATTAACAGCTTAAAACTGAAAAAGGTCTATGTTTTGACGACCCAAAGCTCTGCCTCGGCCAGTGAACTGGTCATCAATGGGCTCGAGCCGTATATGGACGTTGTACAGATAGGCGAAAAGACCCGGGGCAAAAACGAATTTTCGGTCACTATGGTCGACGATCGGGACAATAACTACCTCTATAGCCCGAAACGGGTAAATAAAATAGCTTCGGACAACCGATGGGCCATTCAACCCCTTCTGGGCCGCAACGAAAATGCAGATGGCTTCTCCGACTATACAGCGGGACTTGAACCCGATATCACATTACGGGAAGACCTCTCTAATTTGGGCAATTTCGGCGACCTGAACGAGCCCTTGCTGGCCAAGGCGATTCGGGAAATTACCGGGACCGCTACGGCCAAAACGGATTTCTCCGTCGCATTACCGATGGAGACCGTTACCAGCTCCAAACTTCATACGCCGATGGGGGACACTATGTACGTCACGGATATACCGATAGTGTGGTAG
- a CDS encoding DUF4252 domain-containing protein, giving the protein MKKANLFFTLALLPFIALSQSVFDKYDDMDHVGSVTINQNMIRLAGNIAAFDESDQDAQDFADIAQGLNGIKVFITQDPGISEDMGATVKAYLKSSTLEELMRVKDKDATVKFYVKQGKDEDHVSELLLFVSDIDNPKIGIKNRKFESVLVSMTGDIDLNKIGALTNKLNLPEELNSAGKSK; this is encoded by the coding sequence ATGAAAAAAGCAAATCTATTCTTCACCTTGGCATTATTGCCGTTTATCGCCCTTTCACAATCCGTCTTCGACAAATATGATGATATGGACCACGTAGGGTCGGTAACGATCAACCAAAACATGATCCGTTTGGCAGGTAATATCGCAGCTTTCGATGAAAGCGATCAAGATGCGCAGGATTTCGCCGATATTGCACAAGGCCTAAATGGTATCAAGGTGTTTATCACCCAAGATCCCGGTATATCAGAAGATATGGGCGCAACGGTCAAGGCGTACTTAAAATCCTCGACCCTAGAGGAGCTAATGCGGGTAAAGGATAAGGATGCAACTGTAAAATTCTATGTGAAACAGGGAAAGGACGAGGACCATGTCAGCGAACTCTTGCTGTTCGTATCGGACATCGACAATCCCAAAATCGGTATCAAAAATCGGAAGTTCGAGAGCGTGTTGGTCTCTATGACCGGCGATATCGACCTGAATAAAATCGGGGCCTTGACAAACAAATTGAATCTACCTGAGGAATTGAACAGCGCAGGAAAATCGAAATAA
- a CDS encoding DUF4252 domain-containing protein, with protein sequence MKKQIIPILLALMPIVTFGQDIFDKYEDSDQVTFVAMQPKMFQMLGKMSVSSDDPEAQEFFNLVNSITSFKVITTESPAISKDIDSWVSTRLKSSSYEELMRVKDGASNVKFYVKEGKDADHVKELLMFVTGLKEADIEVDGRNLETVLLSLTGDINLQDIGKLTDKMDLPGGKQLEKAGKGSGQ encoded by the coding sequence ATGAAAAAGCAAATTATACCGATACTTCTGGCCCTCATGCCCATCGTGACCTTCGGGCAGGACATTTTCGACAAATACGAAGACAGCGATCAGGTCACCTTTGTGGCCATGCAGCCCAAAATGTTCCAGATGCTGGGCAAAATGAGCGTCAGCAGTGACGACCCCGAGGCCCAGGAATTTTTCAACCTTGTAAATTCAATTACCAGTTTTAAGGTTATTACCACGGAGAGTCCCGCAATTTCAAAGGATATCGACAGCTGGGTTTCCACACGGTTAAAAAGTTCAAGCTATGAAGAGCTGATGCGGGTCAAGGACGGTGCATCGAACGTTAAGTTCTACGTCAAGGAAGGCAAGGACGCCGATCATGTGAAAGAACTGCTCATGTTCGTCACAGGCTTAAAGGAGGCCGATATTGAGGTCGATGGAAGAAACCTTGAAACGGTGTTGCTATCCCTGACCGGAGATATCAATCTCCAGGATATCGGGAAACTGACCGATAAAATGGACCTGCCCGGCGGGAAACAGTTGGAAAAGGCTGGGAAAGGAAGTGGGCAATAA
- a CDS encoding TonB-dependent receptor plug domain-containing protein — translation MKRTLVAIVFTLSVTGQLSAQERPLWELEEVVVSDIRLKNYAEGHKLNHLSDSTIQHGGTFLTSLLAFHSNIHFKENGYGMVSSPAFRGTNASHTAVVWNGININSPLNGQVDFNTLAPLNYSSVDIRSGGGSVQFGTGAIGGSVHLNNALRFDEHFDHRALIGYGSFDTQKVSYEQGFGNGKWSHSFGVNYLASDNDYAYLKTDRRNQNGEFRNISFNFNAGYVLTDKNVLRLYHQTFTGDRNLSGTLVAPGRSRYEDDRSHTQLEWVNLGQKSVSTLKLAHLYEGFKHFENKDSDTFSEGKVTTLLARYSHDIEFSDAFRLNSYLEYDHYRGEGGSFGSPQRNDVALTALARHKVAADFVYSVGLRKDFSSDFSSPLVFSLDGAYTLSQHYGLQLSASRNFRSPTFNDLYWVPGGNLDLVPENSYQIDLGQVLEFGSMTFNLNGYYIATNDMIRWLPSGSGLWSPSNVDEVRIYGLEGEFTLDYPIQKKQALVVKANYAYTVSEDKATREQLIYVPFHRANASVAYNLSSVRLFYQHLYNGPVSIIGGQLAGYQVANAGITYSSKLGGRIQYEVGLTLNNVFNSYYENVALRPMPNRNIQTQLLLNF, via the coding sequence ATGAAAAGAACCCTTGTCGCTATAGTATTTACGTTGTCCGTAACCGGACAACTATCCGCCCAGGAACGACCGCTCTGGGAGCTGGAAGAGGTCGTTGTATCCGATATCCGCCTGAAAAACTACGCCGAAGGCCATAAGCTGAACCATTTGTCGGACAGTACAATACAACACGGAGGCACTTTTTTGACCTCTCTGCTGGCCTTCCACTCCAACATCCATTTTAAGGAGAACGGCTACGGCATGGTGTCCTCTCCGGCCTTTCGGGGAACGAATGCCTCCCACACCGCCGTGGTCTGGAACGGGATCAATATCAACTCTCCCTTAAACGGACAGGTAGATTTCAATACCCTGGCCCCCCTCAATTATAGTTCGGTGGATATCCGCAGCGGTGGGGGCAGCGTTCAGTTCGGCACCGGGGCGATCGGGGGCAGTGTGCATTTGAACAACGCCTTGCGGTTCGACGAACATTTTGACCATCGGGCCCTGATCGGTTACGGCAGTTTTGATACCCAAAAAGTGAGCTACGAACAAGGCTTCGGCAATGGGAAGTGGTCGCACAGCTTCGGGGTCAACTATTTGGCATCGGACAATGACTATGCCTACCTGAAGACCGACCGCCGGAACCAAAACGGGGAATTTCGGAATATCTCGTTCAACTTTAATGCCGGATACGTGCTGACGGATAAAAACGTGCTGCGCTTGTACCATCAAACATTTACGGGCGATCGGAACCTTTCCGGCACATTGGTGGCACCGGGCCGAAGCCGGTATGAAGATGACCGGTCCCATACCCAGTTGGAATGGGTGAATTTGGGCCAAAAGTCTGTTTCTACCCTTAAACTTGCCCACCTTTACGAAGGGTTCAAACATTTTGAGAACAAGGATTCGGATACCTTTTCGGAGGGAAAGGTAACAACATTATTGGCCCGTTATTCCCATGATATCGAGTTTTCCGATGCCTTTCGATTGAATTCCTATTTGGAATACGACCACTATCGGGGCGAAGGGGGAAGTTTTGGAAGCCCACAGCGTAACGATGTCGCCCTAACGGCCTTGGCAAGGCACAAGGTAGCTGCAGATTTCGTCTATTCAGTAGGACTTAGAAAGGATTTCTCCTCCGATTTTTCAAGTCCCCTTGTTTTTTCCCTGGATGGCGCCTATACGTTAAGCCAACACTACGGGCTGCAGTTAAGCGCCTCCCGAAATTTCAGAAGTCCCACTTTTAACGACCTCTATTGGGTGCCCGGAGGCAATCTAGACCTCGTACCCGAAAACTCGTACCAGATCGATTTGGGACAGGTGTTGGAATTCGGAAGTATGACCTTTAACCTGAACGGATACTACATCGCTACAAATGATATGATTCGATGGCTTCCCAGCGGCTCGGGACTCTGGTCCCCATCCAATGTCGATGAGGTTCGGATTTATGGATTGGAAGGCGAATTCACATTGGACTATCCTATTCAAAAAAAGCAAGCGTTAGTTGTCAAGGCGAACTATGCCTATACCGTTTCCGAGGACAAAGCGACCCGTGAACAACTGATCTATGTCCCTTTCCATCGAGCAAACGCTTCCGTCGCTTATAACCTGTCATCCGTACGCCTGTTTTACCAGCATCTGTACAATGGTCCCGTTTCTATTATCGGAGGTCAGCTCGCAGGGTATCAGGTGGCCAATGCCGGCATCACGTATTCGTCAAAATTAGGCGGAAGAATACAGTATGAAGTAGGACTTACACTGAACAATGTATTCAATAGCTATTACGAAAATGTGGCCTTGCGCCCCATGCCCAATAGAAATATTCAAACCCAATTACTTCTAAATTTTTAA